The following nucleotide sequence is from Anaerolineales bacterium.
ATTGGCCCCTCTATTCGTTTCTTGCCGCCGACACCGGCTCCGGCCAAGTATTCACAATTCTCCGCGACGTCACAAGGGCGGAAATCTCACCCAACTCACAGCGCGTCCTCTATCTCAGCGGGCTCACTCTCCACCTGGCGGAGGTCCGCGGCGAAGGGCAGGCAAGATCTCTGGCTTCCTATGAGCTCCCAGACGGAGTGACTGAGTGCGACATTGCATGGTCTCCGGACAGCACGGAGGCCCTGGTCAATTGCGGCGATGGTGTTGAGCTTTCGAAGGCACTTGTGCTTGAAGGGAATGCCCTCAGGGATCTTGAATGGCGCGAGGAGTGCAGTGGGTTTTCGTGGTCCCCGGACGGGATCCGATTCGCCGCATCATGCGGAGAGCCCGACGAGGCCCGTACCCATGTTGCCGTCTTCGACTCGCCAGACGCTCCCGGTAGGATCATTCCTGGATGCACTCCCGACCTTCACTGCACGCGGCCCAGATGGTCGCCCCATGGCAACGAGGTAGTCTTCTTTCGGGGCAGCGGACGATCGGGCGAGAGGCAACCGACCGATGGTAACTACTCGTTCGACCCCGACTGCAAAGGGAGCGCATCGCAATGCACGCGACCTCTTCGCGGGCCAGCCTACCTTGCCAAGTACGTAGCATGGTCCCCAGCTGCCCCCCTCATCGCGTTCCTCGACGACAACCTACTCAAGCTCCAGGATGCGCACACGGGGGAAGTGTTGCTTGCCTACCCGACGCTCAACTATGCCGAAACCATCGTCTGGTGCCCACACGGCGATTCCCTTGTCCTCAAGATCGGCAGAAGGCTATACTTGCTCGACACAACACTTGGCCGCCTCAGTGTCCTCCTTGAGGGGAACGACCCGATCCCACAGGCGTGTGTGATCCGCTCAGAATAGCTTGCACGATGCGCAAGCAAGAAACGTGTCTCCTTCCGCGAAATGCCTAGGGGGATTCGGGCGCCCAACAACTCGCCGAAGCCGACTCGGCTGGTGGACGAAGATGCAGTTGTGCCATGCCTGCCAAGTTCGCCCTAAAATGAAGGCGCGAAGCCCGAGCCGCCGAGCGGCTTAGCTCGAGGCCGTTAGGCGCCGACTCGCCGCCCCCTTCCTGGAGATCCCCTGCCTGACGATGATGAACACGTGCCGTTCCGCAGGGCTCCTTGTCTTGATCCATCTCCTCTTGTCGTTCGCCAATCCCGTGGGACGCGCCCGACCTGGCCATTTCGCCCGCCGGCCGAGCTTCGGAAGGGTTGGTATAGCAGCAGCGGCGGCCAGCTCTTCTGAGAGTCGATAGTCGTCTCCGCCAGGGTCAGCCACTGTGCTCCGCTAATCAGGGGCGGCGCTCAAGCTCGTGGCGTTGCCAGGCTGGTGCGTCAGCCGAGTTGGCCCGTCCGGTTGCGGTGGCCGGCTGGTGTCTCGTGCCGGGGGAGTGTCGTGACTTGGGGCCGGGGCAGGGGGCGGCGGCGGCGGATGCCCGAGAAACTCCTGGTGGTAGGAACGATCCGAGCCCGCCAGGGGCGAGGCTAACGTTCTTGACGCCTAACACCTCGCTGATGCTGACTCGGCTGGCGGGCGAAAAGGTGTTGATGCCTGGCCTGCCCATCTCCTATAGAATGAAGAGGCGCCGCCCGCGTCCGCCGAGCGGCTTAGCTCGAGGCCGTTAGGCGCCCTTACGGAGTCCCTGGATGGAGACTTACGTTGTTACTGGAGCTTATGGATACTCGGGGAAGTACATCGCAATGCGCCTGCTTGCCCAGGGCGATACCGTTCGCACCCTCACGAACTCACCGCAGCGCGCCAACCCATTTGGCGCCCGCGTCACTGCGGTGCCCTTCCATTTCGATGATCCGAAGGCGCTGGCAGCAGCGCTTGCCGGCGCTAGAGTGCTCATCAACACGTACTGGGTCCGGTTCGATCATGATGATTTCACACACTCCCTCGCAGTCGAGAACACCCTCAAGCTGTTCTCGGCCGCTCGAGAGGCCGGAGTCGGACGAGTCGTGCATGTCAGCATCACCAACCCCTCGGTGGAGTCACCCCTCCCGTACTTCAAGGGCAAGGCACTCCTCGAACGTGCTCTCCGCGACTCGGGACTTCCCCATTCCATCCTCAGGCCCGCGGTCTTGTTTGGTCATGAAGACATCCTGATCAATAACATCGCATGGGCACTCCGTCGACTGCCCGTATTCGGCGTGTTCGGCCGCGGGGACTATCGACTCCAACCTATCTGCGTCGAGGACTTCGCGGCGCTTGCCGTAAGTGAGAGTAGGCAGGCCGGGAACCGGGTCCTTGACGCCGTCGGCCCAGAGACGTTCACATTCCGAGACTTGGTCGCAGAGATCGGCCGCATCATCGGGAAACGTAGGCCGATCATGCCGGTTCATCCAGCTCTCGGGCTCTTCGTCGCCTCGGTGATAGGCCGCACAGTCAATGACGTCTTCCTGACGCGCGAGGAAATCGACGGTCTCATGGCTGGGCTCCTCTGCGTCTCATCAGCACCCACTGGCGAGACTAGGTTGACGGGTTGGGCCCGCGAGAACGCGCCTTCTCTCGGCATTCACTACTCAAACGAGCTCGCTCGCCGGCGCAACCGTTTCAAGTCATACGAGGAACTCTGAACGTACTCGGAAGGGCGCCTAACAACTCGCTGAAGCCGACTCGGCTGGCGGGCGAAAAGGCCGGTGGGTTTGCCTGCCGTCTGGCCGGCGCGAGAATGGTGGCAAGCCTGAGTCGCCGAGCGGCTTAGCTCGAGGCCGTTAGGCCGCTCACCGCGGAGATCGGTACTCTCTGGTCGGCCAGACGGTCGAGGTCCTTGTGGTACACCCCCACCGCGACCGATGGAAGGCCCGGGGGCCCACGAAAAGGATCTTCTTCGAGTCTAAAGGCGAAGTGCGGGGGAGGCTCGTGCCCGTGCGTGCCGATTGGGGAGGCGCAGGGCAGCCGGGTCGGCAGCCGGATCGTTCAGCCTCAGGCGGCGATCCCGGCGTACCAGTTCTATTCGCCGCCACCCCCGCTTGACAACCGTCGAACTCCCAAAGTAGCATCGCAGCGGCCGGCGTGGATTCCTCCACCCTCCT
It contains:
- a CDS encoding NAD(P)H-binding protein, with product METYVVTGAYGYSGKYIAMRLLAQGDTVRTLTNSPQRANPFGARVTAVPFHFDDPKALAAALAGARVLINTYWVRFDHDDFTHSLAVENTLKLFSAAREAGVGRVVHVSITNPSVESPLPYFKGKALLERALRDSGLPHSILRPAVLFGHEDILINNIAWALRRLPVFGVFGRGDYRLQPICVEDFAALAVSESRQAGNRVLDAVGPETFTFRDLVAEIGRIIGKRRPIMPVHPALGLFVASVIGRTVNDVFLTREEIDGLMAGLLCVSSAPTGETRLTGWARENAPSLGIHYSNELARRRNRFKSYEEL